One window of the Asticcacaulis sp. SL142 genome contains the following:
- a CDS encoding DUF2155 domain-containing protein, with product MVNKPKTGMLKTRLLWGLVPVMAVAGVAIAQIPPDEEPPARQGRYVDSQNYDPEPYYVDGVEFKPYVPEGARKVTSRTDTRPVAPQTPPATRGIASGQPVPATSSDAAASATVAAAPSLKGAVGDGEEASETVEAPKVPAKRQRHGAAIIQALDKVTAETVRFEARVGKPVRYKGLIYTVKACETTTDEEAQGDIIAYMEVQSSPQITETTKIMPKPRSIFRGWTYASSPGINGLQHPVYDAWVISCRAPLVRKS from the coding sequence ATGGTCAATAAACCCAAAACCGGTATGTTAAAAACAAGGCTCCTGTGGGGGCTTGTGCCGGTTATGGCTGTGGCAGGCGTGGCGATTGCCCAGATCCCGCCCGATGAAGAACCGCCCGCACGTCAGGGACGGTATGTCGATTCCCAGAACTACGACCCTGAGCCCTATTATGTTGATGGGGTTGAGTTTAAGCCCTATGTCCCGGAAGGCGCGCGCAAGGTGACGAGCCGCACAGACACGCGACCGGTAGCCCCGCAAACACCACCGGCGACACGCGGCATCGCCAGTGGTCAGCCTGTGCCGGCAACGTCATCTGATGCGGCTGCGTCGGCGACTGTCGCCGCAGCGCCAAGCTTAAAGGGCGCCGTCGGGGACGGTGAAGAGGCGTCTGAGACTGTTGAAGCCCCCAAGGTGCCGGCCAAGCGCCAACGTCATGGGGCGGCCATCATACAGGCGCTGGATAAGGTCACGGCGGAGACCGTGCGCTTTGAGGCGCGGGTCGGCAAACCTGTGCGCTATAAGGGCCTGATCTATACCGTCAAGGCGTGTGAAACGACCACTGACGAAGAGGCGCAAGGGGACATCATCGCCTATATGGAAGTCCAATCCTCGCCGCAGATCACCGAAACCACTAAGATCATGCCCAAGCCCAGGTCGATTTTTCGCGGCTGGACCTATGCGTCGTCACCGGGCATTAACGGGCTTCAGCACCCGGTTTATGACGCCTGGGTGATTTCCTGCCGCGCGCCCTTAGTCCGCAAATCCTAG
- the accB gene encoding acetyl-CoA carboxylase biotin carboxyl carrier protein, which produces MSSPKGSSDPIDPRLVRKLADILKETDLSEIEVEQGELKIRVARQLTAAPTATYAVAHAPVAAPQAAAPAAAPAAEAPKAAAKDVVSSPMVGTAYLSPQPGAPVFIKVGDRVKAGQTIMIVEAMKTMNPIPSPKDGVVAEILVADAAPVEFGAPLIAFE; this is translated from the coding sequence ATGTCTTCTCCCAAAGGTTCCTCCGACCCCATCGATCCGCGTCTGGTACGCAAACTTGCGGATATCCTCAAGGAAACGGATCTGTCCGAAATCGAAGTCGAACAGGGTGAGTTGAAGATCCGCGTCGCGCGTCAACTGACCGCCGCACCGACCGCGACCTACGCTGTGGCGCACGCACCCGTGGCGGCACCGCAAGCCGCAGCCCCGGCTGCCGCACCCGCCGCTGAGGCCCCCAAAGCTGCCGCCAAGGATGTGGTATCTTCGCCTATGGTCGGCACGGCTTACCTGTCGCCGCAACCCGGCGCGCCGGTGTTTATCAAGGTCGGCGATCGTGTTAAGGCCGGTCAGACCATCATGATCGTCGAAGCCATGAAAACCATGAACCCGATCCCGTCGCCCAAGGACGGTGTGGTGGCCGAAATTCTGGTGGCGGATGCCGCACCCGTCGAATTTGGCGCGCCTCTGATCGCGTTCGAGTAA
- a CDS encoding thiazole synthase, whose protein sequence is MALDQIVTKTDDTWIVAGRTFSSRLIVGTGKYKDYAQNAAAARASGAEIVTVAVRRVNLTDPNQPMLMDYVKQDEFTYLPNTAGCFTGEDAVRTLRLAREAGGWNLVKLEVLSDPKTLYPDMEETLRSLKLLVTDGFDVMVYCSDDPVYAKKLEEAGAVAIMPLGAPIGSGLGIQNKVTLRIIIENAKVPVLVDAGVGTASDAAVGMELGCDAILMNTAIAEAKDPIRMAVAMKHAVIAGREAYLAGRMPKKLYADPSSPLAGLI, encoded by the coding sequence ATGGCTTTGGATCAGATTGTGACGAAAACAGACGACACATGGATCGTGGCGGGGCGGACGTTTTCATCTCGCCTGATCGTCGGCACCGGCAAGTACAAGGACTATGCCCAGAACGCGGCAGCCGCGCGGGCGTCGGGTGCTGAGATCGTCACGGTCGCCGTCCGCAGGGTCAATCTGACCGATCCGAACCAGCCGATGCTGATGGATTACGTGAAACAGGACGAGTTCACCTATCTGCCTAACACCGCCGGATGTTTTACCGGCGAAGACGCGGTCAGAACCTTACGTCTGGCGCGTGAGGCTGGGGGCTGGAACCTGGTCAAGCTTGAGGTGCTGTCCGACCCCAAAACCCTCTATCCCGATATGGAAGAAACCCTGCGGTCGTTAAAACTGCTGGTCACAGACGGGTTTGACGTCATGGTCTATTGTTCGGACGATCCGGTCTACGCCAAAAAGCTGGAGGAAGCGGGTGCGGTTGCCATAATGCCCTTGGGCGCGCCGATCGGATCGGGCTTAGGTATCCAGAATAAGGTCACCCTGCGCATTATTATTGAGAACGCCAAAGTGCCGGTGCTGGTCGATGCTGGTGTCGGTACGGCGTCGGATGCGGCGGTCGGTATGGAACTGGGCTGTGATGCCATCCTGATGAACACCGCCATTGCTGAGGCCAAAGATCCGATCCGCATGGCCGTGGCCATGAAGCACGCCGTCATTGCCGGTCGCGAAGCCTACCTGGCCGGGCGTATGCCGAAAAAGCTTTATGCCGATCCGTCATCGCCGCTGGCGGGGCTTATTTAG
- the accC gene encoding acetyl-CoA carboxylase biotin carboxylase subunit, whose translation MFDKILIANRGEIALRVIRACKEMGIATVAVHSEADRHAMHVHLADESVCIGPPAASKSYLNIPSIIAAAEITGAQAIHPGYGFLSENARFAEIVGAHGMTFIGPKPEHIRLMGDKITAKQASKDSGIPVVPGSDGGVATVEEALAAAEHIGFPLIIKAAAGGGGRGMKVAKDRESLSEAVMSAQSEAAAAFGDGTVYMERYLQKPRHIEIQVIADSHGNVVHLGERDCSLQRRHQKVLEEAPSPAIDDAARDKIGKVVVDAIRKIGYLGVGTIEFLYEDGEFFFIEMNTRLQVEHPVTEFVTGVDLVREQIRIAAGLPLSFTQDDITIKGHSIEVRVNAENARTFVPSPGTITDYHAPGGLGVRMDSAIYNGYAIPPYYDSMVGKLIVHGRDRPEALARLKRALSEIVVAGIDTTIPLFVDLLNEKDIQSGDYNIHWLENWIKAQEAGA comes from the coding sequence ATGTTTGATAAGATTCTCATTGCCAATCGTGGCGAAATCGCCCTTCGCGTCATTCGTGCGTGTAAGGAAATGGGCATTGCGACCGTCGCCGTGCACAGTGAAGCCGACCGCCATGCCATGCATGTCCATCTGGCCGACGAAAGCGTTTGCATCGGCCCGCCCGCAGCCTCCAAAAGCTATCTGAATATCCCGTCGATCATTGCCGCGGCCGAAATCACCGGCGCACAGGCGATCCATCCGGGCTATGGCTTTCTGTCGGAAAATGCCCGCTTTGCCGAAATCGTCGGTGCTCACGGCATGACCTTTATTGGCCCAAAGCCTGAGCATATCCGCCTGATGGGCGATAAGATCACCGCCAAGCAGGCCTCAAAGGATTCCGGCATCCCGGTTGTTCCGGGCTCAGACGGTGGCGTCGCCACGGTCGAGGAAGCTCTGGCGGCCGCCGAACACATCGGCTTCCCGCTGATCATCAAGGCTGCTGCCGGTGGCGGCGGTCGCGGCATGAAGGTCGCCAAAGATCGCGAATCCCTGTCCGAAGCGGTCATGAGCGCGCAATCCGAAGCCGCTGCCGCTTTTGGTGATGGCACGGTCTATATGGAGCGCTACCTCCAGAAGCCGCGTCACATTGAAATTCAGGTTATCGCCGACAGCCACGGCAATGTCGTGCATCTCGGCGAGCGTGATTGCTCCCTGCAACGCCGCCACCAAAAGGTACTCGAAGAAGCGCCCTCGCCCGCTATTGACGATGCTGCCCGCGACAAAATCGGTAAGGTCGTCGTCGATGCTATCCGCAAAATCGGCTATCTCGGCGTCGGTACGATTGAGTTCCTGTATGAGGACGGCGAGTTCTTCTTTATCGAGATGAACACCCGTCTTCAGGTCGAGCATCCGGTGACTGAGTTTGTCACTGGGGTTGATCTGGTGCGTGAGCAGATCCGCATCGCTGCGGGTTTGCCGTTGTCGTTCACGCAGGACGACATCACCATCAAAGGCCACTCGATCGAGGTGCGCGTTAATGCTGAAAACGCCCGCACCTTTGTGCCCTCACCCGGCACGATCACCGATTATCACGCCCCCGGCGGCTTAGGCGTGCGTATGGATTCGGCCATCTATAACGGCTATGCGATCCCGCCCTATTATGACTCGATGGTGGGCAAGCTGATCGTGCATGGCCGCGACCGCCCCGAAGCCCTGGCCCGCCTCAAGCGCGCTCTGTCGGAAATCGTGGTCGCCGGTATAGACACAACGATCCCGTTGTTTGTCGACCTGCTGAATGAAAAAGACATCCAAAGTGGTGACTACAACATTCACTGGCTGGAAAACTGGATCAAGGCTCAGGAAGCAGGGGCGTAA
- a CDS encoding NADH:ubiquinone oxidoreductase subunit NDUFA12 — MFAVLANMFTWWSSATIGTLWTIGRLGKFVGSDEFGNKYYEARDTKESYGDKKRRFVIYKGYADASKIPPDWHGWMHYVYDTPPSDTPLPRKSWEQPHLPNMSGTPLAQYPKGSLNAQTERQKSTGDYEAWKP; from the coding sequence ATGTTTGCCGTGTTAGCTAATATGTTTACCTGGTGGAGCAGTGCTACAATCGGAACCTTATGGACGATTGGCCGTCTGGGCAAATTTGTCGGTTCCGATGAGTTCGGCAACAAATACTACGAAGCCCGCGACACCAAGGAAAGCTATGGCGACAAAAAGCGCCGGTTCGTGATCTACAAAGGCTATGCCGATGCCTCAAAAATTCCACCCGATTGGCACGGCTGGATGCACTATGTCTACGATACGCCGCCGTCGGATACGCCGCTGCCGCGTAAAAGCTGGGAGCAGCCGCATTTGCCGAACATGAGCGGCACACCCTTGGCGCAATACCCAAAGGGCTCGCTCAACGCGCAGACCGAACGTCAGAAATCGACCGGCGATTACGAAGCCTGGAAACCGTAG
- a CDS encoding pentapeptide repeat-containing protein, giving the protein MKRLLSLLAVMAVLASPVAAQNAGQIGRAQSGTSCAGCNLFQADFSNRELKGKNFAGARLRQADLSLGSFNRTSFAGGDLRDLNGFGALFSNANFAKANLTNATFVGAYLEGANFSGATLTGVNFSGAEMSSARGLTQRQLDGACGDRETQLPRGLRIPVC; this is encoded by the coding sequence ATGAAACGCTTGTTGTCGCTATTGGCAGTTATGGCCGTACTCGCTTCCCCCGTCGCCGCACAAAATGCCGGTCAGATCGGGAGGGCCCAAAGCGGAACATCGTGCGCGGGCTGCAACCTGTTTCAGGCCGATTTCAGCAATCGTGAGCTTAAGGGCAAGAACTTCGCCGGGGCGCGTTTGCGTCAAGCGGACTTAAGCCTGGGGTCGTTTAACCGCACGTCGTTTGCGGGTGGCGATCTGCGTGATCTGAACGGCTTTGGCGCGTTGTTCTCTAATGCTAATTTCGCCAAGGCCAACCTGACCAATGCGACCTTTGTGGGGGCCTATCTTGAGGGCGCGAACTTCTCAGGCGCCACTCTGACGGGCGTGAACTTTTCCGGTGCTGAGATGTCTTCCGCGCGTGGCCTAACACAGCGTCAGCTTGACGGCGCGTGTGGGGATCGCGAAACGCAATTGCCGCGGGGTTTGCGCATCCCGGTATGCTGA
- a CDS encoding ribonucleoside-diphosphate reductase codes for MRLESDFSNRLIYDISLEDRFIERPDGYDEILAPRDWSNVRLEAWLDWADILPEDQPQLAPDIDHRIVHDDPFDLALGGAVERYAQRLTAWGYALGYFEDSQSAAHFLRELRASILLGYAAPALSLKSGHRIHPLAGDRVPEPPETKFWQLDDPACDRDLRQFLIAYRSDQISRTTRTHLHDALNEITTAIARAEGDHRTSLRHNPALARAAQAARKLGASDHLISLTIQSAQNAATDAVLPPWSQQTIDANSPPHEPKIALASRALIAAGDPSARLAAQVAQETGQLYLTFDPLDAQALAGQALAPKAAINVFGFYDADKGFDATAFSQCVALWTLALDIETATAFSATEDHALRRCFDRPLALTIGGVSELLMALNLSPADADGLDFAAGLMAAMQAQSLYISAQLATSHGAYKTFSADKDQILHSLSQQIYRISSLKGHADLKAHSLTLIQDALKTAKKSGLRHAQTTALFDDPELTLRLGVSLHDQPLSGLTSVLETEDGEIIETLSEATIAGLIRAGASLADARRHVLGARSLFEAPYLSPPQLKARGLTDFEIGRLEAALLTARNLTDVFNTIDKDFVRDIWGVSDEDILSPDYNLLTVMGFTAAQIAEAEAFIFGHQTLADFDNLTENQRAIFTAPGLKARLLMRQKLESFSSAPSAARIHIPFGQNLPDSLKLLSMAANMDLRAISLQPTTPPDDFHLDIPVIEDAPKRNLLEARPQPEPAQAKVVEKIVERDRSRQKLPDRRKGYIQKASVGGHKVYLHTGEYDDGSVGEIFIDMHKEGAAFRSMMNNFAIAVSIGLQYGVPLDEFVDAFVFTRFEPAGPVSGNDSIKSSTSILDYLFRELAISYLDRTDLANADPDALNADGLGDGEQTNDSEGIRASQLISKGFARGANTDNLVVIPFAKKASNDDIGMDLPPDS; via the coding sequence ATGCGCTTAGAGTCGGATTTTTCCAACCGCCTGATCTATGACATCAGTCTCGAAGACCGCTTTATCGAACGGCCCGACGGTTACGATGAAATTTTAGCGCCGCGCGACTGGTCAAACGTCCGCCTGGAGGCGTGGCTGGACTGGGCCGATATCCTGCCCGAAGATCAGCCGCAACTGGCCCCCGATATCGATCACCGCATCGTTCATGACGATCCGTTCGATCTGGCGTTGGGTGGCGCGGTCGAGCGGTATGCGCAGCGTCTGACGGCCTGGGGCTATGCGCTGGGTTATTTCGAAGATTCCCAAAGCGCGGCCCATTTCCTGCGTGAACTGCGCGCCAGCATCCTGCTGGGCTATGCCGCGCCAGCCTTATCCCTGAAAAGCGGTCATCGCATCCACCCATTGGCCGGTGACCGTGTGCCGGAACCGCCTGAGACCAAGTTTTGGCAACTAGATGATCCGGCCTGCGACCGTGATCTGCGCCAGTTTTTGATAGCCTATCGCTCAGACCAGATTTCACGCACCACCCGCACCCATTTACACGACGCGCTGAACGAGATTACCACCGCCATCGCCCGCGCCGAAGGTGACCACCGCACAAGCCTGCGCCATAATCCGGCCCTGGCCCGCGCCGCCCAGGCCGCGCGTAAGCTCGGCGCCAGCGATCATTTGATCTCACTGACCATTCAATCGGCGCAAAATGCCGCCACTGATGCCGTTTTGCCGCCTTGGTCGCAGCAGACCATCGACGCCAATTCCCCCCCGCATGAACCCAAAATCGCTCTGGCTTCACGCGCCCTGATCGCGGCCGGTGATCCGTCCGCGCGTCTGGCGGCGCAGGTCGCTCAGGAAACCGGGCAGTTATATCTGACCTTTGATCCGTTGGATGCGCAAGCCTTGGCCGGACAGGCGCTCGCGCCCAAGGCCGCGATTAATGTGTTCGGTTTTTACGATGCGGATAAGGGCTTTGACGCTACCGCCTTTAGTCAGTGCGTGGCGTTGTGGACCCTAGCGCTTGATATCGAAACCGCCACCGCTTTCAGTGCGACCGAGGACCACGCGCTGAGGCGTTGCTTTGACCGCCCTCTGGCCCTGACGATCGGCGGGGTGTCTGAGTTATTGATGGCTTTGAACCTCAGTCCTGCAGATGCGGATGGGCTTGATTTTGCCGCAGGTCTGATGGCCGCCATGCAAGCCCAAAGTCTATACATATCGGCGCAACTGGCCACATCGCATGGGGCCTATAAGACCTTCAGCGCGGATAAAGACCAGATTTTACATAGCCTGTCGCAGCAAATCTATCGAATTTCCAGCCTAAAGGGCCACGCGGACCTTAAGGCCCATAGTCTGACGCTCATTCAGGACGCGTTGAAAACGGCCAAGAAATCAGGTTTGCGCCACGCTCAGACCACGGCCCTGTTTGACGATCCGGAACTGACGTTGCGACTGGGGGTTAGCCTGCATGATCAGCCACTTTCGGGTCTGACGTCGGTACTGGAAACCGAAGACGGTGAGATTATTGAAACCCTGTCTGAGGCCACCATCGCGGGCCTGATACGGGCGGGTGCGTCATTGGCCGATGCGCGTCGGCATGTTTTGGGGGCACGCTCCCTGTTTGAGGCGCCCTATCTGTCGCCGCCCCAGCTTAAGGCGCGGGGTTTGACCGATTTTGAGATTGGGCGGCTTGAGGCGGCACTTCTGACCGCCCGTAACCTGACCGACGTTTTCAACACTATCGATAAGGATTTCGTGCGCGACATCTGGGGCGTCAGCGATGAGGACATTTTAAGTCCTGACTATAACCTGTTAACCGTTATGGGCTTTACCGCCGCGCAAATCGCCGAAGCCGAAGCCTTCATCTTTGGTCATCAAACATTAGCTGATTTTGACAACTTAACCGAAAACCAGCGTGCCATCTTTACGGCCCCCGGTTTAAAGGCGCGGCTATTGATGCGACAAAAGCTTGAGAGTTTCTCAAGCGCGCCGTCGGCCGCGCGCATCCATATTCCGTTTGGCCAGAACCTGCCCGACAGCCTGAAACTGTTGTCGATGGCGGCCAATATGGATTTGCGCGCCATAAGCCTGCAACCGACCACGCCGCCGGATGATTTCCATCTCGATATTCCGGTCATTGAGGATGCGCCTAAGCGTAATCTGCTTGAGGCCCGCCCACAACCGGAACCTGCGCAGGCAAAGGTGGTGGAAAAGATCGTTGAACGTGACCGCTCGCGCCAAAAGCTGCCTGATCGTCGTAAGGGCTATATCCAGAAAGCTTCGGTTGGCGGCCATAAGGTCTATCTGCACACCGGTGAATATGACGATGGCAGCGTCGGGGAAATCTTCATCGACATGCATAAGGAAGGCGCTGCCTTCCGTTCAATGATGAACAATTTCGCCATCGCCGTATCTATCGGCCTGCAGTACGGCGTGCCGCTCGATGAATTTGTCGATGCGTTCGTGTTCACCCGTTTTGAACCGGCCGGCCCGGTCAGCGGCAATGACTCCATCAAATCATCGACCTCCATTCTGGATTATCTGTTCCGGGAACTGGCGATTTCGTACCTTGATCGCACGGACCTTGCCAATGCTGATCCGGATGCGCTCAATGCCGATGGTCTGGGGGACGGGGAACAGACCAACGACTCCGAAGGCATCCGCGCATCTCAGTTGATATCCAAAGGTTTTGCGCGCGGGGCCAATACCGATAATCTGGTGGTCATACCCTTCGCCAAAAAAGCGTCAAATGATGATATCGGCATGGATTTACCGCCTGACAGTTGA
- the thiS gene encoding sulfur carrier protein ThiS, translated as MVKILLNGESREVGAANILALIEEIGIEARKLAVEQNLEIVPRSQYHETAIHDGDRIEIVHFVGGG; from the coding sequence ATGGTAAAAATCCTGCTGAATGGCGAATCCAGAGAGGTTGGCGCGGCGAATATTCTGGCCCTGATCGAAGAGATCGGAATCGAAGCCCGTAAGCTGGCGGTCGAGCAGAATCTCGAAATCGTGCCACGTTCACAATATCATGAGACGGCTATTCATGACGGCGACCGGATAGAGATCGTCCATTTTGTCGGCGGTGGATAA
- the aroQ gene encoding type II 3-dehydroquinate dehydratase encodes MSKSIYVLNGPNLNLLGVREPEIYGYIRLDDIKASCEALTTAAGYTLIFLQSNHEGQLIDWIHEARTDAAALIINPAGYGHTSVALLDALKTLTVPIIECHLSNPASREAFRHHTYVSHVAKGVIAGFGPIGYELAISAVLRLIEQP; translated from the coding sequence ATGTCTAAGTCCATATATGTCCTTAATGGCCCCAACCTCAACCTTCTTGGGGTCAGGGAGCCGGAAATTTATGGGTATATTCGCCTTGACGACATCAAGGCGTCCTGTGAAGCCCTGACGACGGCAGCCGGTTACACGCTGATATTCCTTCAATCGAATCACGAAGGTCAGTTGATCGACTGGATACATGAGGCCCGCACAGATGCGGCGGCACTCATTATCAATCCTGCCGGTTACGGTCACACCTCTGTGGCGTTGCTGGATGCGCTGAAAACCCTGACCGTGCCAATCATCGAATGTCACCTGTCCAATCCGGCGTCGCGCGAAGCGTTTCGCCATCACACCTATGTGTCTCATGTGGCCAAAGGGGTGATTGCAGGTTTCGGCCCCATTGGTTATGAACTGGCCATATCGGCAGTTCTACGCCTTATTGAACAACCATAA
- the aat gene encoding leucyl/phenylalanyl-tRNA--protein transferase, with protein MPSFTLDDLIDSYRNGIFPMSDARDDDYLFLVDPPKRGILPLDGFHIPSRLRRTVRTTPFEVRVDTAFSQVIELCAESANDRPNTWISHPIQSLYQALFARGLAHSIEVWHDNQLVGGLYGVAIGGAFFGESMVSRATDASKIALVHLVARLKSGGYSLLDCQFQTDHLKQFGTEEIDRDDYHTRLKQALTIEADFYDLPARTDGRTALKVLGFAD; from the coding sequence GTGCCAAGCTTCACCTTAGACGACCTGATCGACAGCTATCGCAACGGCATATTCCCTATGTCGGATGCGCGTGATGACGACTATCTGTTTTTGGTTGATCCGCCCAAGCGCGGAATATTGCCGCTTGATGGCTTCCATATCCCATCTCGCTTAAGACGCACAGTGCGCACTACACCATTTGAAGTGCGCGTCGATACGGCCTTCAGTCAGGTCATCGAACTGTGCGCCGAAAGCGCTAATGACCGACCAAATACCTGGATCAGTCATCCGATCCAGAGCCTTTATCAGGCCCTGTTCGCGCGCGGCCTTGCCCACAGTATTGAGGTCTGGCATGACAACCAGCTGGTTGGCGGGCTTTATGGTGTCGCCATCGGCGGGGCCTTCTTTGGCGAAAGTATGGTCTCACGCGCCACGGATGCGTCCAAAATCGCCCTCGTCCATCTTGTGGCCCGCCTAAAAAGCGGCGGTTACAGCTTGCTGGATTGCCAGTTTCAGACCGATCATCTCAAACAGTTTGGCACAGAGGAAATCGATCGGGATGATTATCACACCCGCCTCAAACAGGCCTTGACGATTGAAGCCGACTTTTACGATCTGCCCGCCCGCACAGACGGTCGAACCGCACTGAAAGTTCTAGGATTTGCGGACTAA
- the aspS gene encoding aspartate--tRNA ligase, giving the protein MHIYRSHTCGALRATDDQAAVRLSGWVHRKRDHGGLLFIDLRDHYGLTQLVFDPATPGFDKVERVRAESVIRIDGKVVKRTSDTINANLPTGEVEVQVTSVEILSEAAELPLPVFGEPEYPEEIRLKNRFLDLRRETLHKNIVLRSRVIQSIRNRMVEQGFLEYQTPILTASSPEGARDFLVPSRMHPGKFYALPQAPQQFKQLLMVSGFDRYFQIAPCFRDEDLRADRSLEFYQLDVEMSFVTQEDVFAAIEPLMHGLFTEFGEGKRVSNYPFQRIPYRESIAKYGSDKPDLRNPIEMQDVSEHFRGSGFKVFASILEADAKNKVWAIPAKTGGSRAFCDRMNSWAQGEGQKGLGYIFWRTPEGASEGIEPSGPVAKNIGDERTEALRGQLGLDAGDAVFFVAGNPDEFYKFAGLARTKVGTDLGLVDEDQFRFCWIVDFPMFEWNDDEKKVDFSHNPFSMPQGEMEALLTKDPLDILAYQYDIVCNGYELCSGAIRNHKQDIMLKAFEIAGYDEAFVEAQFGGMLNAFKYGAPPHGGLAPGIDRIVMLLAGQTAIREIIAFPLNQQGQDVMMSAPSEALDKQLKELSIRTALPIKVS; this is encoded by the coding sequence ATGCACATCTACCGCTCACATACCTGCGGCGCCCTGCGCGCCACCGATGATCAGGCCGCTGTTCGTCTTTCGGGCTGGGTTCACCGCAAGCGCGATCATGGGGGCTTGCTGTTCATCGATTTGCGCGACCATTACGGCCTGACGCAATTGGTGTTCGATCCGGCGACACCGGGCTTTGATAAGGTCGAACGCGTGCGCGCCGAAAGCGTCATTCGCATCGACGGCAAGGTCGTGAAGCGCACCAGCGATACCATCAATGCTAACCTGCCGACCGGCGAAGTCGAAGTGCAGGTCACATCGGTTGAAATCCTGAGTGAGGCTGCCGAACTGCCGCTGCCGGTGTTTGGTGAGCCGGAATACCCCGAAGAAATCCGCCTGAAAAACCGCTTCCTCGACCTGCGTCGTGAGACCCTGCATAAGAACATTGTGTTGCGCTCGCGCGTGATCCAGTCGATCCGCAACCGCATGGTCGAGCAGGGCTTTCTTGAGTACCAGACCCCGATCCTAACGGCCTCATCGCCGGAAGGGGCGCGTGACTTCCTGGTGCCGTCGCGTATGCACCCCGGCAAGTTCTACGCCCTGCCGCAAGCGCCGCAGCAGTTCAAGCAGTTGCTGATGGTGTCGGGCTTTGACCGCTATTTCCAGATTGCGCCTTGCTTCCGTGACGAAGACCTGCGCGCTGACCGTTCTTTGGAATTCTACCAACTCGACGTTGAGATGAGTTTTGTGACGCAGGAAGATGTGTTCGCGGCCATTGAGCCGCTGATGCACGGCCTGTTTACCGAGTTTGGCGAAGGTAAGCGCGTATCAAACTATCCATTCCAGCGCATCCCGTATCGTGAATCGATCGCCAAATATGGTTCCGATAAGCCGGACCTGCGCAACCCCATCGAGATGCAGGACGTGTCCGAGCATTTCCGAGGTTCGGGCTTTAAGGTGTTTGCGTCGATCCTAGAGGCTGATGCTAAAAACAAGGTCTGGGCAATTCCGGCTAAGACCGGTGGTTCGCGGGCGTTTTGCGACCGAATGAACTCATGGGCGCAGGGCGAGGGCCAAAAGGGTCTGGGCTATATCTTCTGGCGCACGCCGGAAGGGGCGTCTGAGGGCATTGAACCGTCGGGCCCGGTGGCTAAGAACATTGGCGACGAGCGTACCGAAGCTCTGCGTGGCCAATTGGGCCTTGACGCGGGTGACGCGGTATTCTTTGTCGCGGGTAACCCGGACGAGTTCTATAAGTTTGCAGGGTTGGCGCGGACCAAGGTCGGCACGGATTTAGGGCTGGTTGACGAAGATCAGTTCCGTTTCTGCTGGATCGTTGATTTTCCGATGTTTGAGTGGAATGACGATGAAAAGAAGGTCGATTTCTCGCACAACCCGTTCTCGATGCCGCAGGGCGAGATGGAGGCTTTGCTCACCAAAGACCCGCTCGATATCCTCGCGTATCAATATGACATCGTCTGTAACGGTTATGAACTGTGCTCAGGGGCGATCCGTAACCACAAGCAGGACATCATGCTTAAGGCGTTTGAGATCGCGGGCTATGACGAAGCGTTTGTCGAAGCGCAGTTCGGCGGGATGCTCAATGCGTTTAAATATGGCGCACCTCCGCACGGCGGTCTGGCACCGGGTATCGACCGTATCGTGATGCTGCTGGCCGGCCAGACGGCAATCCGCGAAATCATCGCCTTCCCGCTGAATCAGCAGGGGCAGGACGTGATGATGTCGGCCCCTTCGGAAGCGCTTGATAAGCAGTTGAAGGAATTGTCGATCCGGACGGCGTTGCCGATCAAGGTTAGCTAA